Proteins encoded in a region of the Calypte anna isolate BGI_N300 chromosome 15, bCalAnn1_v1.p, whole genome shotgun sequence genome:
- the LOC103528035 gene encoding refilin-A, translating into MVGHLQLQGMDESLKEKSREGLLDSPDSGLPPSPSPPFYSLSPGEGRAGGSSTDPTAPGHRGEAKDGKVMPYLLLNPSMLEIRPRMYPVFFGESIEVSPEPVQEIRCNSEVKYDSEKHYRDDIFYGPIPTVTTYSETIIAAPNCTWRNYKSQLIFEPRQKPLRFQSTTIIFPKCAKNIYRTTLNYSLGCAKRWFASSVQLELCEETNPCVIYSESL; encoded by the exons ATGGTAGGTCACCTACAGCTGCAAGGGATGGACGAGAGCCTGAAAGAGAAGAGCCGGGAAGGCTTGCTGGACAGCCCGGACTCGgggctgccccccagccccagtcCCCCTTTCTACTCCCTCTCGCCTGGCGAGGGCCGAGCCGGGGGCAGCAGCACGGACCCGACGGCCCCGGGGCACCGTGGAGAGGCCAAGGACGGCAAAGTG ATGCCTTACCTGCTTCTCAACCCCTCCATGCTGGAGATAAGGCCTCGAATGTACCCTGTGTTTTTTGGAGAAAGCATTGAGGTCAGCCCTGAGCCTGTCCAGGAAATCAG GTGCAATTCGGAGGTGAAGTACGACTCGGAGAAGCATTACCGGGATGACATCTTCTATGGCCCCATCCCCACTGTCACCACCTACAGTGAGACAATTATTGCTGCTCCCAACTGCACCTGGAGGAACTACAAGTCCCAGCTGATCTTTGAGCCCCGCCAGAAGCCACTGAGGTTTCAGAGCACCACCATCATTTTCCCTAAGTGTGCCAAGAACATTTACCGGACCACCCTCAACTACAGCTTGGGTTGTGCCAAGCGCTGGTTTGCTTCCAGTGTGCAGCTGGAACTCTGTGAGGAAACCAACCCCTGTGTCATCTACAGTGAGAGCCTCTGA